The genomic segment CGGTACATCTCCCTCTCTATGGATTCATCTATACCTGCTTGCCAGCCTTCCCGGAAATCCTGGTAGTAAAAGAGCAGGCCGAACTCCTCTGCAAGTAGCTCTCCTGCTCTTTTGATAAGGGCGTGATTTTGATACTTAGAATAAAGCAAAGTAGTTGAAAATGCATCAAATCCTTTTTCTTTGGCGTACTCTGCCGTCTGTCTCATCCTCTGCAGATAACAGGGCCTGCAGCGGCTCTCCTCATGAAAGACAGCCTGGCGGAGGAAGGTGATAAGTTCATACTCACGCTCGGCCACAAAGGGCAGGTGAATTTCCTTGGCGTAGGCCTCCATGGTGTTCAGCCGCCTGCGAAACTCTTTGAAGGGGTGAATGTTATGGTTGTAAAAATAGGCTGTCACCTGCACTCCCTCCTTTCGTAATTGAGAAATGGGGTAGACGGCGCAGGGGCCACAGCAGCAGTGGAGGAGTAGTTTTGTCACGTTCACACCTTATACTTTTTGGGATCAATATTGTACTGATGGATCTTGTAGTTAATGATTCGCAGGCTGGTGTCGAGGTACTTTGCCGTTTTGGTTTGGTTGCCGTTATTTTTTTTCAATCCCTCGATAATAAGCTCTTTTTCAAAGTTTTCCACCGTAGTGGAAAGCGAGGTTGAGCTGGCGCTGCTGCTGATGTCAGAGGTTTGCAGGGTTGGTGGCAGGTGGATGCCCTTAATGGTGTCATCGTCACAGATGATTACCGCCCGTTCCATGCAGTTTTGTAGTTCCCGGATATTTCCCGGCCAGTGATACTGCATAAGCATGTCGATTGCTGAGGTAGATATCCTGCGGATCTCTTTTTTGTTTTCCCGGGAAAATTTTTCCATGAAAAATTCTGCCAGGAGGAGGATATCGGTTCTGCGCTCACGCAGAGGCGGCATATATATAGGGAAGACATTGAGTCTATAGTAGAGGTCTTCGCGGAACTGCTTGTCGGCAACGGCCTTTTCAAGATCCTTGTTGGTGGCCGCTATCAATCGTACATCGCAGTCTATGAGCTTGTTGGAGCCCAGGCGTTGGAAGGTCCTCTCTTGGACAACATGGAGCAGCTTTGTCTGCACAGATTGGCTTATTTCACCGATTTCATCGAGGAAGAGGGTGCCGCCCTCGGCTTGTGCAAACCTGCCGATCTTGTCTTCCGTGGCTCCGATGAAGGCATCTTTTTCATGGCCAAAGAGTTCGCTTTCAAGCAGGGTTTCCGGTAGGGCCGAGCAGTTGACCACGATAAAGGGGCTGTTCTTGTGTTTGCTGTTGTAGTGGAGGGCCTTGGCCACCAGGGTTTTCCCGGTACCCGATTCGCCACGAAGGAGGACGGTGGCATTGGAGTCTACGATCCGGTGCATCATATCGTAAACATCCTGCATCCGGCTGGAGTTGCCGATAATGTCGTTGATGCGGTTCTTTTCTGAGAGTTCTCGTTTCAGCTTTTGGTTTTCGCTTTGCAGCTCGTCTTTTTCCTGATTTACTTTCTGGATTCGGGTGGCTGTTTGGGCAATAAGGCCACTGAGTACCGTCAGGAATTGAAGGTCTGTGTTAGCCTGTTGGCTAATGCCATCGGCATAGATGCGATCTATGCTGAGGGCGCCAATGACTTGCTTACCGTTTTTTATAGGTACGCAGAGGAAGGAACGTTTGTGCTCTTGTATGTTTCCTCGGGATTTGGTCCTGTTAAGAAAGAGTGGCTCTTCGGCAATATGGGGGACGATGATTGGCTCACCGGTGGCCACAACTCTGCCGGTGATGCCCTCTCCTATTTGATATTTTCCTCGTTCCTTACCTTCGGAACTGACTCCGTAGGCCACCTCGATCTCTAGTTTTCCCGTATTGGGGTTGACTATGGTGACCGTTCCATTCTCCATATCCTTCATGGTGGCAAGGGTTTCCATGGTTTTTTCCAGGCAGTCGCGAAGTTCAAGAGAGGATGCGAGATTTTTTGTTATTTCGTAAAGGGCGGCAAGATCCTGTAGCTGCGTTTCTATATTATTATGTTCAGGCATATGAAATTGTGTTGATTATGTTTAAAAACATGCGTATTTAACATCTTGTTAGGGGTGAACTATATCACCTTTTTCTGGGGAAATCGAACAAATATTACAAATTTGTGAAGAAGGTATTTGAAGAAAAATGCTTTTTTATCGTTCATTTTGTTGACATTTCTTTTAAGCAATGTTAAAAAAAGCACGCGTGGAGGAATGGCCGAGTGGTTGAAGGCGGCGGTCTTGAAAACCGTTGTACGAAAGTACCGTGGGTTCGAATCCTACTTCCTCCGCCACGTTTTCTGGAGGGGTGACCGAGAGGCCGATGGTGCTCGCCTGCTAAGCGAGTGTGGGGGTCAGACTCCACCGAGGGTTCGAATCCCTCCTCCTCCGCCAGAAATAGAAAAGGGACTTGATAATTTATTATCAAGTCCCTTTTTTTTGTCCTCTGTTTAGAAGTACATCTTTTCCTTTTCTTTGCAATGGCCCCTAGTCTTTCGGCATTTTTTCGCCTTGCATCCCTCATCAAGTTTTGCCCTCTGTCAGATCTGCCTCGTAGCTTATTTTCCCGATCTACACGTTCTGCCTCACGGCCCCTTTGCATTAACATAAAACAGGCGATAAATAACTTTGGCGGCAGGGGAATGCAGTTGCGCTTATTGCTTGAACTTAGATATCTCTCATTACATTTGGCGTGTCATTCATAGTTGTTGGGCCCCTGTGATTGGTTGGCTGTCTCTTGATAAATCAGATTTGCTGACTTTTAGCTTATCCATTGGTTTGAGATGCTTAATGCTTTTTGTGGAGGGCTGATTATAAACGACTTCATATCGGTGCCTTGTCTCCTCAAGGTTTTGTGTTGGTTGAAATGGAGCTCTTCGCAAATACATTTATTGAAATATTTAACTATTTCAAATTCTTGGTGGCGCATAGGCTTTGTGAGTCTTGCGTCAATTTTTGTTCTCTGTCTGCCCATTCTCCTGTGAACCTGTTTTTTCTCGCATCTTGTCTCTAGTATCTCGCTACTCGCCTATCTTGGAAAAAGATTCTGTTATTGCGGGGCGATGAGTGGATATTAACCGGCTTGATTTTTTGAAAATAGATGGAAAAAAATGAGTCTCATTTTTCCATTTATGGTAAAATAGCCAAGTATTTTATGCTTCGGGTGAGGCATATAAAAGGTCTTATGAAAATTTTAAGCACAGAAGCGGTGTTTCAGATGAAACATAGAGCTGTCGCGCGTAAGAGGTTTTAGTATGGATGTTGATTTTCTTGTTATAGGAAGTGGCATTGCTGGTTTATCCTTTGCCCTTAAGGCATCAAAGTTGGGCAAGGTGGCGGTTGTTACCAAGAAGGCAAAAGTCGATACCGCGACCAACCTTGCTCAGGGTGGTGTTGCTGCTGTACTGAGTGCCACGGATACCTTTGATGAGCACATTCACGATACCCATGCATCTGGGGATGGCCTCTGTGATAAAGCTGTTGTTAAGATGGTTATTGAAAACGGTCCAGCTCGCGTAGAAGAGCTTATTGAACTCGGGGTAGATTTTATAAGAAATGAGAAGGGCGAGCTTGATCTTGGTCGAGAAGGTGGCCACTCTCAGCGTCGGGTTGCCCATGCTTACGACCTTACAGGCCATGAAATTGAACGGGCCCTGGTGGAGAATGTTGCCAACAACCCCAATATAGAGGTTTTTGAAAACCATACCTTGGTGGATCTGTTGATGGTGCCTGGTCAAGATGCCAGTGGCCAAAAAGAGTGTGTAGGCGCCTATATTCTCGACGAAGAACGTAATGTTATCCCCTACCGGGCCAAAGTGACTGTGCTCTGCACTGGTGGTACCGGCAAGGTCTATCTCTATACAACCAATCCTGATATTGCTACCGGTGATGGTATTGCCGCCGCTTACCGGGCCGGGGCCAGTGTTGCCAATCTCGAATTTGTTCAGTTTCACCCCACCTGTCTCTTCCATCATCTGGAGAAGAACTTCCTGATCTCTGAAGCTGTTCGCGGTGAGGGTGCCCGTCTGGTCAACGCTGAGGGTGAGGGCTTTATGGAGAAGTATGAGCCCGATATGAAGGATCTGGCTACCAGAGACAAGGTGGCTCGGGCCATTGATCAGGAGATGAAGGAGAATGGCTGTGACTGTGTTTACCTGGATATTACCCATAAGAGTCGTGAGTTTCTGCAAAAACGTTTCCCCGCTATCTTTGGCAAATGCCTGAGCCTTGGCATTGATATGTCAAAGGATTTTATTCCTGTCGTCCCCGCAGCCCATTATTTTTGTGGTGGGGTGATCACCGATCAAGAGGGTGGCACTTCCGTTGAAGGTCTCTATGCCCTTGGCGAAACTTCCTGTACCGGCCTGCATGGAGGCAATAGGTTGGCCAGTAACTCTCTCTTGGAGGCAGTTGTTTATGCTGAGAACCTTTTTCAGTACTGCCAGGAAAATTGGCAGGAAATTGAGAAAAGACCTCTTCCTGAGGTTGATGCCTGGGCAGCAGGAACGGCCCGTGAGTTAAGGGAAGAGATACTTATTAATCATAATTGGGATATTATCCGCCGCATTATGTGGAATTATGTGGGTATTGTTCGCAAGAAGAGCCGTCTTGAGCTTGCCCAGAAGCGCATTGCTGAAATTCGTCAGGAGATTGAAGAGCACTATAAGAACTATTTTGTAACCCCTAATATGATTGAGCTGCGTAATATAAGTTTGTTGGCAGCACTTATTATTCGGGCTGCTTTGAAGAGGAAAGAATCGCGTGGTCTGCATTATATGCTTGATTATCCTACCAAGAAAGATGCGGAGAAAAGAGGACATACCTTTTCAAAGTACCTGCGATAGGATATGCTCTCAGTTCTGTTCTTTGGGGTAATTATTACAATAGTATGGTATTGTCGCTCGGATATATATTTTTGTTTTAAGTAAAAGAAGAGATAGCATTATCTTTCATAACAAATATAGGCTTGTGACTTCTCTTAAATAGAGTGAGTGCACAGGCCTATGTACTTTGTTCTACAGAGGTGGTTTTCCATGGGATTGTTAAAGGGTTCTGCAAGCTTTGTGCGGTTTAGTGTTGAGGGTGATCTCCCTGAAAATCCTTTGGATTTTGTCGCTGACAGGGTTATGTCTTTTGCCTTCAGGGATATTGATGATACCTATGACGAATACTCCATTGGCTGGGTCTCTATTAATAATATGTTTGATGCTAAGTTTAAATTTGCCTCTTATATAGTGGGTGATTATGTCACCTTGACCCTGCGGATTGATGAGCGTAGGGTTTCGCCGGCAATTTTAAAAAAGTGTATTCAGAAAGAAGAAGAGCGAATTAAGGAAGAAAAGCAAATTCCTAAGATTGGCAGGGCCATGAAGGTGGAGATAAAGGAGCGGATCAGGTCAGAACTACTGCGAAAGTCTGTTCCCATTCCTTCAATCTTTGATGTTTGCTGGGGGATGTCGAATTCAACCCTATTGTTTTTTTCCACCAATAAAAAAATGCAGGCCGTACTCGAAGATTTTTTTAAAGAGAGTTTTGGTCTGATGATTAAGCAGCAGATTCCCTATGTGGTAGCTGAATCCTTGATCTCAGAGGAAAATCAGGCGAATCTTGAACTGATCACCCCGGGTGTGTTTGTTTAAGGACTGCTCGTGTCGTAAATTTCTATTTTGTATAGAAGTTATTGTCTTGCTTTAAGGAGCTGGGTGGTGACGTTTAAAGGATAAACAATGGATTTAGTTGATCTTATAGCTGAAAAAAGATTCTTGGGACAGGAGTTTTTGACCTGGCTTTGGTGGAAGAGTGAAGAGCGCGGTGGTTATGTTGCTCTACCCGAACGGGGTGATGTTGCTGTCATTTTCGAAAAGCATATGCTTTTAGAGGTGGGCGAGGGTGAGTCGAGCGAAAAAATTATCTGTTCCGGTCTTCAGTCTGAGTTGGAGGAGGCCCGCACAGGTCTGCGTATGGGTAAAAAGCTCGAACAGGCTAGGATTCAACTGATTCAGGGTGATTACGAGTACAATTTTACCCTTGCCGCTGCCCTGTTTGAGTTTCGTTCTGTTAAGCTTCCCAAAACGGCAGAGACCGAGGTAGACGAAAAGAATCCTGAAGAGCGGGCCGGTATGGTGCTGGAGAGAATTTATCTTTTCGAAGAACTTCTTCGTATTGTTGATGCCCTCTTCCTGCTCTTTATTGAAGCGCGGGCAGGTGAGAACTGGCGGGATGAACTGCAGAAGATAAGAGCTTGGGTTGGCAAAGAAAATTAATACCGCAGCATGCGGCTGAGAAATATTGAAGAGAGTAGCTAATATGGAATTTGAAACAGTCATCGGTCTTGAGATTCATGCTCAGTTGAAAACAAACACAAAAATATTCTGTGCTTGTTCAACCCAGTATGGGGCGGCCCCCAATAGTCACACCTGCCCGATATGCCTTGGCATGCCCGGGGTGTTGCCTGTCCTGAATAAGAAGGTTGTCGAATATTCAATAAAGATGGGTTTGGCCACGGGATCACGCATCAACCAGTGGAACCAGTTTGCCCGGAAGAATTATTTTTATCCAGATCTGCCCAAGGGATACCAGACATCGCAGTTCGATCTGCCCATTGTTGAAGGGGGCCATATCGAAATAGAGGTAGATGGGGTATCTAAGGTCATTGGTATCACCCGGATGCATATGGAAGAGGATGCCGGTAAACTGGTGCACGATGATGTGGAGCCCGTCTCCCATGTTGATCTGAACCGAACGGGTACACCGCTCCTCGAAATTGTTTCTGAGCCGGATATGCGTTCTCCTCAGGAGGCCTATGCCTATCTGAAAAAGGTACACGCTATTCTTCGCTATCTTGATATCTGTGACGGCAATATGCAGGAGGGTAGTTTTCGCTGTGATGCAAATATCTCCCTACGTCCCATGGGCCAGGAGAAGCTGGGAACCAGGACAGAGCTGAAGAATATGAACTCCTTTAAAAATGTTCAGGCTGCCTTGGAATACGAGGTGCGTCGTCAACGTGATCTCCTCCTCGAAGGGGAAAAGGTTATCCAGCAGACCCTACTGTGGGATCCGGATAAGAACAGAACGGAGGCCATGCGTGGTAAGGAAGATGCTCATGATTATAGGTATTTCCCCTGCCCTGATCTTGTGCCTATAGAGATAAGCGATGAGTGGATAGAAGAGATAAGGGCGAGTTTGCCGGAGCTTCCTGAACAGTGCAAGGCCCGCTTTATAGTGGATTATGCTCTCTCCGAGGACGATGCAGTCCAGCTTACCAGTGAACGTGATCTAGCCCTCTTTTTTGAGGAGGTTGTTGCGGCAGGTGCCCATCCTAAAAAGTCTGCAAACTGGATAATGACCGAGCTACTTCGAGAGCTTGGTGGTGAATCTATAGTTGATTGTCGTGTCCAGGCATCTCAGCTTTCTGCTCTGCTTCTGATGGTTGATCAGGGTATGATTAGCGGTAAGATTGCTAAGACAGTATTCGCTGAGATGATGGCAGAGGGAACTGATCCTCAGCTTATTGTTAAGGAAAAAAATCTTCTGCAGGTATCCGACGAGGGTGAGCTTCTTGCCATTGTTGATGAAATTGTGGCTGCGAATGTCCAGCAGGCCGAAGACTTTCGGGCCGGTAAAACTAAATTGATGGGATTTTTTGTTGGGCAGCTGATGAAAAAAACTAAGGGTAAGGCTAATCCTGGGCTTGCCAATGAGCTGTTTAATAAGGCACTCAACAAATAATAGTGTAGTTTGTGTGACCCATGGCGGAGAAAACAACAAAAGAGAATTGGCAAAAAAGGGGAGCAGGGCATCGTGATCGTCTGCGGGCAAGGTATTTTGAGCGTGGCTTGGATGGTTTGAGTGACGCAGAAATAATAGAATTGCTCCTCTCTTTTGGTACACCTCGTGCTGACTGTAAGCTACAGGCTCGCGCACTTCTGGAAAAGTACACAAGTTTTGCCCGAGTCCTTGAGGCGAGCCCCGTCGCTTTGCAGGAGGTAAAGGGGGTTGGTCCCAAAAACAGCTTTGCCATCTCTTTTATTCATGCCGTGGCGGCCAGGTATCTGCAATTACGCCTGGAGGGAAAATCCTATCTTCACTCTTCGACTGAGGTAGTAGAGTATCTCAGCTACCGTATGCGGGGCTTGAAAAAAGAGGTCTTCTGCGTTGTCTTTCTTGATTCTTCCCATGGCATTATCTGTTCAGAGATTATTGCCGAGGGTAGTCTTACTGTAAATACCGTCCATCCTCGGGAGTTGCTTGTTAAGGCCTTGGAGCATCATGCGGCTGCCCTGATTATATCCCATAATCATCCCTCTGGTGCTCTCTTGCCGTCGCCTCAGGATATTCAATTAACCAGACTGCTCTACTTTCTCTGCTCTTCTATGCAGATTCAGCTACTTGATCATATCATCATCGGTGATGGTGCCTATAGTTTTGCCGATCATGGTCTTATGCTTGAAACGCAGAGAGAATGTGCCAAGACCATGGATATTTTACAAAAAAGCTAATGTCATCCCTCTATTTGCATATCCCCTTCTGTCGAAGTAAGTGTCGTTACTGTGCCTTTAATAGTTATTCCGGTCAGGGTCATCTCTTTGTGCGCTATATTGCCGCCCTTAAACGGGAGCTCTCTTTCCTCTTTTCGGAGTATGGCGGACGGCCGTTGGACACTGTCTTTTTTGGTGGTGGCACGCCAACGGTTTTAGGTGCTGCCGGTCTGGTGGAGATTCTCGATCATTGCCAGCAACTCTGGGGCTGGAGCAAGCAGGCTGAGATTAGCACGGAGGCAAATCCTGAAACGGTGAGTGCCGCTGATCTTATCCTTCTGCGTAGGGGCGGTTTTAATCGAATCTCCTTTGGCGTGCAGAGTCTTTCTGATCATGATCTTCTCTCCTTGGGGCGGGCTCATTCTGCAGCCAGGGCTATTCAGGCCCTGGAGGATGCTCGGCAGGCAGGATTTGATAATATTAACCTTGATCTGATGTCAGGTCTGCACGGTCAGTCCTTGCAGGATTGGCGTCGGGTGTTGACCGAGGCGCTGACTCTTAAGCCCGACCACCTCTCCGTATATCAGCTGACCCCTGAAGAGGGTACTCCCTATTATGATGATGTGATGGCGGGGCGGGCCCTTGTGCCGGAGGATGATTTGAGCCTGGCCATGGATGCTCTGACCTGGGAGATGTGCCGGCAGGCGGGACTTGCTCAGTATGAGGTGTCCAACTATGCCCAGTCCGGGAAAAAATGCCGACATAATGTTAACTACTGGCTGAACAGTGACTCTCTTGCTGCGGGTGCCGGCGCGGTGAGTTTTAACGGTGGGCAGCGGGCAAGACGTCTTGAGGATCCGGCAGAGTATTGTCAATGTGTCGAGGCAGGTCACTCTCCCATTGTTGAGAGTGAGGAGCTGGACCGCGAGGCCTCTTTCCGGGAAACGGTTATTGTCGGCCTGCGTATGATCGAGGGTATTGAAATCCAATCCCTTCAGGACAGATATGGAATAGATCTGCCAGCCTATTATGGAGTGGTACTGACAGGTCTGTTGGCGGCGGGCCTTGTTGAGCTGGCCGGTGGTTTTTTACGTATCACAGACCAGGGCCGGCCACTCTCCAATCAAATACTTGAAAAACTTGTTTAGTTTTTTAGGTATTTGATCTTTTCTGCTCTGCTACTCCTCTGTTATTCCCTTGCCCCACTGAGAATATGGATATTCGGACAGACTGGCATTGTAGTATCTTTTGTCGCTGGTGACCTCTTCTCCAATCCAGGGCGGTAAATCGAACTCTTGATCTTCAGCCTCAAGCTCTATCTCGGCCATTAACAGTCCTTCATTTTCTCCAAAAAACTCGTCCACCTCCCAGGTAAAGC from the Desulfotalea psychrophila LSv54 genome contains:
- a CDS encoding epoxyqueuosine reductase QueH, which translates into the protein MTKLLLHCCCGPCAVYPISQLRKEGVQVTAYFYNHNIHPFKEFRRRLNTMEAYAKEIHLPFVAEREYELITFLRQAVFHEESRCRPCYLQRMRQTAEYAKEKGFDAFSTTLLYSKYQNHALIKRAGELLAEEFGLLFYYQDFREGWQAGIDESIEREMYRQPYCGCIYSEQERYDKRFRKTKERLPNDTNDSVGHHQPEQS
- the gatB gene encoding Asp-tRNA(Asn)/Glu-tRNA(Gln) amidotransferase subunit GatB, with amino-acid sequence MEFETVIGLEIHAQLKTNTKIFCACSTQYGAAPNSHTCPICLGMPGVLPVLNKKVVEYSIKMGLATGSRINQWNQFARKNYFYPDLPKGYQTSQFDLPIVEGGHIEIEVDGVSKVIGITRMHMEEDAGKLVHDDVEPVSHVDLNRTGTPLLEIVSEPDMRSPQEAYAYLKKVHAILRYLDICDGNMQEGSFRCDANISLRPMGQEKLGTRTELKNMNSFKNVQAALEYEVRRQRDLLLEGEKVIQQTLLWDPDKNRTEAMRGKEDAHDYRYFPCPDLVPIEISDEWIEEIRASLPELPEQCKARFIVDYALSEDDAVQLTSERDLALFFEEVVAAGAHPKKSANWIMTELLRELGGESIVDCRVQASQLSALLLMVDQGMISGKIAKTVFAEMMAEGTDPQLIVKEKNLLQVSDEGELLAIVDEIVAANVQQAEDFRAGKTKLMGFFVGQLMKKTKGKANPGLANELFNKALNK
- the nadB gene encoding L-aspartate oxidase — protein: MDVDFLVIGSGIAGLSFALKASKLGKVAVVTKKAKVDTATNLAQGGVAAVLSATDTFDEHIHDTHASGDGLCDKAVVKMVIENGPARVEELIELGVDFIRNEKGELDLGREGGHSQRRVAHAYDLTGHEIERALVENVANNPNIEVFENHTLVDLLMVPGQDASGQKECVGAYILDEERNVIPYRAKVTVLCTGGTGKVYLYTTNPDIATGDGIAAAYRAGASVANLEFVQFHPTCLFHHLEKNFLISEAVRGEGARLVNAEGEGFMEKYEPDMKDLATRDKVARAIDQEMKENGCDCVYLDITHKSREFLQKRFPAIFGKCLSLGIDMSKDFIPVVPAAHYFCGGVITDQEGGTSVEGLYALGETSCTGLHGGNRLASNSLLEAVVYAENLFQYCQENWQEIEKRPLPEVDAWAAGTARELREEILINHNWDIIRRIMWNYVGIVRKKSRLELAQKRIAEIRQEIEEHYKNYFVTPNMIELRNISLLAALIIRAALKRKESRGLHYMLDYPTKKDAEKRGHTFSKYLR
- the rdgC gene encoding recombination-associated protein RdgC, producing the protein MGLLKGSASFVRFSVEGDLPENPLDFVADRVMSFAFRDIDDTYDEYSIGWVSINNMFDAKFKFASYIVGDYVTLTLRIDERRVSPAILKKCIQKEEERIKEEKQIPKIGRAMKVEIKERIRSELLRKSVPIPSIFDVCWGMSNSTLLFFSTNKKMQAVLEDFFKESFGLMIKQQIPYVVAESLISEENQANLELITPGVFV
- a CDS encoding sigma-54-dependent Fis family transcriptional regulator, with protein sequence MPEHNNIETQLQDLAALYEITKNLASSLELRDCLEKTMETLATMKDMENGTVTIVNPNTGKLEIEVAYGVSSEGKERGKYQIGEGITGRVVATGEPIIVPHIAEEPLFLNRTKSRGNIQEHKRSFLCVPIKNGKQVIGALSIDRIYADGISQQANTDLQFLTVLSGLIAQTATRIQKVNQEKDELQSENQKLKRELSEKNRINDIIGNSSRMQDVYDMMHRIVDSNATVLLRGESGTGKTLVAKALHYNSKHKNSPFIVVNCSALPETLLESELFGHEKDAFIGATEDKIGRFAQAEGGTLFLDEIGEISQSVQTKLLHVVQERTFQRLGSNKLIDCDVRLIAATNKDLEKAVADKQFREDLYYRLNVFPIYMPPLRERRTDILLLAEFFMEKFSRENKKEIRRISTSAIDMLMQYHWPGNIRELQNCMERAVIICDDDTIKGIHLPPTLQTSDISSSASSTSLSTTVENFEKELIIEGLKKNNGNQTKTAKYLDTSLRIINYKIHQYNIDPKKYKV
- the radC gene encoding RadC family protein is translated as MAEKTTKENWQKRGAGHRDRLRARYFERGLDGLSDAEIIELLLSFGTPRADCKLQARALLEKYTSFARVLEASPVALQEVKGVGPKNSFAISFIHAVAARYLQLRLEGKSYLHSSTEVVEYLSYRMRGLKKEVFCVVFLDSSHGIICSEIIAEGSLTVNTVHPRELLVKALEHHAAALIISHNHPSGALLPSPQDIQLTRLLYFLCSSMQIQLLDHIIIGDGAYSFADHGLMLETQRECAKTMDILQKS
- the hemW gene encoding radical SAM family heme chaperone HemW is translated as MSSLYLHIPFCRSKCRYCAFNSYSGQGHLFVRYIAALKRELSFLFSEYGGRPLDTVFFGGGTPTVLGAAGLVEILDHCQQLWGWSKQAEISTEANPETVSAADLILLRRGGFNRISFGVQSLSDHDLLSLGRAHSAARAIQALEDARQAGFDNINLDLMSGLHGQSLQDWRRVLTEALTLKPDHLSVYQLTPEEGTPYYDDVMAGRALVPEDDLSLAMDALTWEMCRQAGLAQYEVSNYAQSGKKCRHNVNYWLNSDSLAAGAGAVSFNGGQRARRLEDPAEYCQCVEAGHSPIVESEELDREASFRETVIVGLRMIEGIEIQSLQDRYGIDLPAYYGVVLTGLLAAGLVELAGGFLRITDQGRPLSNQILEKLV